Genomic segment of Panicum virgatum strain AP13 chromosome 2K, P.virgatum_v5, whole genome shotgun sequence:
gatcaaggtccagtctcaatggtagacagactcaaaacaactgagtctatctcccagggggcccggagcatccgctttgtcccacACATCACGAacggattctgcatgcgtcaagcagctaagttgcagtatcattgctactaTATAAGTGAGCTTGATTCTTTtctctgtagttctgtatgctacacagggaacaaggcgcttgctcgtcttacaaactatgcagccctatgcccaacgaggtccggagtatcttctacggctcaggtggcagacaggtccaagcaactgcacctatccgccagggggccagggcgccggggtgctgcataccgcaaatcaacaactgacaaacagctaagttgaagcttcttctatttcaaaaatttcagctaatacatagtgcaaaaagaaaaaagatacaatccccagcctaagggtccgcaggctctcgcttgaagtaggcggcgacgaagtcaacgacctcccgcacgctgtcccgagcggcggcctccgtcacCTCTAccgggccatcgaccacgggcgccaacgagatggtcgggtcgtggctccggaggcaggtcaggatgtgctccgccaccatccggatcagctcgcggccctcggtttcgagctgtccagcaaggaccggccccaagcgctggagcctatccgaagcagagctcagcactgggagggcgtcagctatcgaagctggcggctccaccgcctggattgggctcatcccaaatggcaccagtgcgaggctcgcttcggccgcccagtcagcgatccgctgggctcccgcgcgctggtcctcctggtgcttccggaccgcctctcgcacccgggtgtccagagccgctttggccacctccacctcgcgggacctttcCTCGAgcccgcgggacctctcctcgagctcggcctccctctcctcgcccagtccttcaacttcttgagcgagtctcgctggcgcccgagtTCCTtatctatgccggtggcgtgggcctcccgcttggcgaaggatttccggccctcctccaaaaccgcctcgtcggcagtcagctggcgggctctctcctgcagttgttcacgccatccctgcagagtcgcagagaagacgtcgagctcctgcctcctgacctcgaggtcctcgctgcgagtctccagctcggactgtcGAGCCGCGAGGTgggcctcgaggtcggaccgctgagccgcgaagccaacaacctccagagtgaaatcctgctcccgctgcgccagggatttctctcggttcgacactgcgaactcccggccaaacaccttcttaaggttggctcggtaggcctcttggtccgccttgagctttgaccgagtttctgcagcgcgggaggcttcagccttcgtatgcgcttccaggcgggtgtgccagtcggagaggcgctggcgctcgctctccagggcagaccactcccgccggaaggccgtctcggcggaggaggttgcctcttcgatcgaccgccggacctgaaacatcacctgggggaggggagtcACATCCTCCTCTGGGAGtgggagctgcaggagccgcctgccaaagaccacctccaactcctcctctgcaacaggaccggagctggaggtgggggcttctgctgcagcacttgtctccgcctccgccgccgccgcgtcggatgCGGCTGCAACCAGCAccggcggcgcctccgccgccgccgcgtcgggtgcggctgcgcccagcgccggcgcctccgccgccgccgcgtcgggtgcggctgcgcccagagcCAGCATCtcagccgccgcggcgtcgggtGCGGATGCCCCCAGCGCCTGCGCCTCAGCCATCGCTGCGTCGGGTACGGCAGCACCCAACACCGGCGtttccgccgtcgccgcgtcaGATGCGGATGCACCCAGCACCAGCATTTCCACCGCCGTTGTGTCTGCTGCCTCTGCCGCAggtgcctccaccgccgcggcaTTGTGCGCTGCTGAGCCTGGAAATGACACGCCTGTCAGCCCCACGTCACACACCACTGGGCTGGCATAGGTCGctgtacctgagggtcccgcacccgCTGTCGCCGTTGCTGTCAACAccgaggccgcggccgcctggGCACCAGCCGACGAGCCGGCGATGGTAGAGGAACCGCTGGGGCGAGGACCCTGGTAACAAAGCGGAGAAGCCTTCAGGAAAAAAGCAGAGCACCGGCGTAAAGGAAGAAAGCAGGataacactaacccagaagtaccgggcacccagcgtcctcggagccccggcctcttctcctgcggctgctgctgttgctgctgctgcccctacagctgcgatgcaggcgcaacccgggcctgttcctactgctgctgTCCCCGTGACTGCAGCACGGGCGCGACCTGGGGTTGCACCTGTTGCTGCAGTTGCCGCCCTCGTGCCTGttgccgctgctcttgcggctgctgctgctgttgttgccggcgggaggaattcctcggcggcgatggtggtggtgcagcTGCCCCAGAGGATgcgtgggggccggcagcccttgagctaccctggcccgcgccctcagaagacctctggcgcttcgcggcgggctctgagaccagggtcccgtcgcccctgagtagcctgcgccggcctgcgtctcccgacgatgcaccggttcgcgtcgcctccggtctggcgtggggccagtcccccgtcgtcctgagtcggcagggttgccagcaccgccaccctcgcggggtcctcgcagagggggactatgctctacgggaggatcaggttctccgggatgaaggcgtcccccgtcacgttccgcaccagaacctccaaggcctcctgggtcaggtcgctcccctctccgcgttgggtcctgctgcagtcgttgaggccggtgaagttccacgcaggacgcggccgctgcttcaggggagcgatccggtgcttcacgaagtctccgagcacgtgccacgaggtgaggccgctctccgccagcgacctgatcttgtccagcacggagtcgaattccggctgcagcgacggcttggccctccaggatgccttgtcggaggtgggcccctcggtcggcagggcgaggcgctcgtgggcttcggtggtggcgatcacccaatccctgcgccactcctcccactttctgccagcaaggccgggaatgtaaggagtcgccaggtcactcctcacctggaagtagtaccccccacctcgtccttgctccttccggacctcaccagaatgaagaagtagcggaagaggatgacgcagggccgcactcccacgaacatctcgcataagtgcacgaagatggacgtcaggaggagggagtgcggcgtcagatgctgaagttggaggccgaagtcttccagcagcagcagcaggaatgaGGAAATCGGCAGTCCTACaccggtggagatgtgcgagatgaatagcacaaactccccggcgcggaggttgccaaggggaaccgagcctgctcgcaccccccagccggtctcctgagcactccatcccagcagacggcgcactgtgttcaactctccctcggtctggtagcggcggggatgaacaagggacgcCATCTCTCGGTGGAGTGAGTAGCAGCCTGCGCGGGGGAGAAAGGGGCAAGggaagctcgaaggcaaaggggcgcaaaggttggaaggaagaaggcgaatgcgggaaagtaaccgcggaatgcggttcaccccattataaagcctgactcaaccggcgcaccccggaaccgtcgccggaacccaagcgacgcccgcgcctggtgttaaccgcccagtccatgacatgggggcccaggcccacctgtcggggtgagcgggtaaccaacaagggtgcgaaaagacgggatctgaaccaacgcccgcgcgcgcgcggagcgaggcggaagccgagctgacgtgcgcgtattaagcgctggcgtggccgagcttttcgggaactgcgccggtagtaaatgatccgtttactccggccgcaagaATGCAgagcgtcgcgcgcgtgactaggtgtaccactgtgcgtgggggccacgagtcaataagccgttgcgatgtgatgaggcagcggtcaatccgatggatggtcaaagccggtcaagacctctGCAGcaagaagcttcaagctatgcagagccaaatcgcagtagtggccccacctgcgggttcgtacctcccccaaggtgggcccgggggccactgtcggtaccctgtagcagggatacccactcttactgcagcaaggcaggacccgcgtagttatccgtaactacgcgtaaggacggagtagccaggccccaccggtcaggctctttcctcaccaggccaacggccccggacccgttccccgcctggggatgggtccggagacgccacgtgtctctaaggaagggaagctccgagttctatagaaaattcataaattaaaatttgaggaatcaaatttgagcattgcgaaggaattcaaaaactttcataaaaacttgggccaataaaaaataccttattaaactaaataaaaaattatgaattatcatatttttatttcatttttatcaaaggtttagctaacccaaaaattcaagaaattttgaattctacccatttttaaaattttataattcaaatttcattatgtttaatgtatcacatctagccaaaataaattccctgtctttttatctacctcccaaaaaaatatcatgatttttagacaatatttaCTATGTTTTCTttcttatttaattgagagaggtgtgaaattctagaaatccgaaatgttactgtagcaaaaccgccctcaaaacagcttgctacagtgctcgagggggtgattcggccggttttgccagttcgagggcctaggttacccggtttcgtagtagaaggttgaaaaacagactttttGACTAGTTCGAAGTTGTAAAATAGACATGCTAAAAAAACACACGACTGCACGAGGCTCTGCCCGGTACCCCGAGCGCACGCTGCAGGGCGGCGTTCGCCTCCTAgttgccgtcgccgtcgtggtGCACCATCCGAACAGGCGGGTTgtggcggccgcgcgggagCCTGAGGCGTCCGAGCGCGCCGGCGGGGACGAGCTCGAGGTTCTCGCAGTTGCAGATCTCGATCATGAAGCCATCGGGGTCCTTGAAGAAGAGCTGGTCGATGGCCGAGCCCTCCTCCTCGTTGATGGTCCGCTTCATGTACCTGATGCGCATCTCCCGGAGCCGCCGCTCCATGACCCCCATGTCCTCGCACTGGAACGAGATGTGGTTGTCCATGGGGTccagctcgccggggttcacgTCGGCCGCCCTCCGCGCGTCGTCGCGCTGGACCAGGTGGATCCCCACCCCGTAGTTGAACAGCCTGCACAAGCAACGAGGAGCGAGCAGAGAGTCACGGCCGGGCTGCGTGTGTCGAAGTCGAACGAACCAGCCGGCGGGGCTGATGATGATGGTAGCCAGGGTACCATGCGCCGGAGAAGTCGAGCGCCGGCGGGCGGTGGATGAGGACGAAGCCGAGGGCCTTGACGTAGAACCGGACCGAGTCTTCGACGGACTTGCACGGGCGGGAGATGTGGTTGAGCGCCATCAGCGGCATCGGCGGCACGTCCTCGTACAGCTTCGCCGAGTCGGCCGGGTCGACGACGCCCTCCGCCGCATGGCGCCctccgcagccggcggcggcttccttgCACTCTTCTCCCATGGTTTGGTTGCGGCTGTGCTCTGCTATCTTCTCCAGCCTTGCCGGGAAGAGGCGGCGCGGCTTATAAACTCGAGCGGCGCATGGTCGGGGGTACGCTCGTGCCGTCGCGCCGGCCTGCCACGTTTCCGTGAGGTCTGCATGTATGGGCAGCCTCGCCCGATGTGTCGACCAGGAGGCTCGCCACGGGCCACGGCTGCCTGGGGACTTGGGAGCGGCATGTCATGTCGGCACCCTACAGGCAGCGGGGTGGCGCGCTGACACGATCTGCTAACGGCTGCTCTGGCAGAGGCAGGTTCGGTCCCGGTCGAATCCGAGCGCTCGTGCCTGTTACCATCAAGTCCTCCGTGCCACTGCCACGCCGCCTCCACGGCGCAAGCAACTGAGTTTTTATTTTCTTGAATCGAGCAACTGAGAGTTCTTGAATTAAAGCTGGAAGGCCGGCAGTTGTTGAGCAATTTTTGAGACTATAGGCTCCGacttaagagcatctccaaaagtgCCCAAAATCCACTCTCAATAACTTAATTTTGGATATTGTAGATAAAAACAGCCTCCAACAGTTCTCAAAACTAGCTCTCAATATATCCGCTTGCCCAAAACACGCTGCATTTGGAGCCAAATTTCCACCGGGTCACCAGCGCTCCCAATCGCCGAGTTCGTGCCAGTCAACCACATGCGCCCCTTCCGTAGTCCCCGTGCGCCGTTTGCATGGCATCGCGCCCGCCGATGTGTCGCCTCCGGCTATCGGCGCCGCACCACAGCTGCGTTGCCTCCCACCGCCGATGCCGCGCTGGTCAAATCAGAGTCCTTGCTGGGATTCCGTTCGCCTCCCCATGTGCCCCGTTGCCTACGCTCCCATCGGCACCCAGTCTCCACTCTTTCGAGGATCATCCATGCTTCGTAGATGTGGCCATGGTATATTCCTGGAAGGTGTTCATCTATCGGTAATCTTGCTAATGAGTAATGATCGCGTTGAGGCTAAAAGGAACAGATCCTGATCTCTACATTCAATCATCTACCAACGGTTGGGCTGGTATATATATGACGCGGCAAAAGTTTATTTTTTGGGACTAATTATTGGGAACTGTTGGTGGAGAAGGTTTTTTCTCCTTCTAAATTTTTTTGGCAAGGTCCCAAAATCAGTTTTTTTTAGACAGTAAATTTTAGGCACTTTTAGAAATGCTCTAATAATGGGCCGTGCTATCAAAGCAGGAAGGCCGGCCGTTGTGCTGATCGGGCCTAGTTCTTCTCGTCTTTGGTCCAGCCCTCAGTATCGAAATGGGCTCAATTCTTCTGGGTCTTCTCCAGATAGTAGctgtgttcttttttttttctttatttgctCCATCATCTCCTCTGTGTAAAAACAGAGGGCTGGAAATCCTTAATTACCGATCTTTACACTAAAAAAAATTGCACTCGGGTTTCATCTCTGATGGACTTTTCGTTGATAAATTCCGATAATTTCAAGTTTGACAGAGACTATAAACGGAGTCAACACAAATATAATCTTTTTTTAGCGACCTTGCCTGAGTACGTTTTTCATTAAGTGGGAAATACAAACCTAATCGAACAACAAATAACGTGGAGGCTTTGTATCCTACAATGTatatgtggcggaaccacccgaCTTAAACTGTCTTAAGTGCGCCAAATCATTGCCACAGTAATAATTTCTTGTAAACAAACTTAAAACAGCTTAAATCCGGTAGTCCGTCGAGTGTCCCCGGGACGACCCGAATCATCCACGAACAATCTTGAATCTCAACCGTACATCAGGATCGCTTCCATGAAGGAAGAGCATCAACAACCCACACATTTTAATTTTTTacataaatactgaaaagtacgAATTATTACAAACTGGTACTTTTGAAGCAAATTTAAGTGCAGGTTACACCATTCTAAGAGTTTAAAATAAACAAGCCAGTAAGCGGGTGTAACATCCTGCTTTTCGCCACTAAATAAAAACTTGCTTTACTTCGCAATCATCTAACTGATTTAACTACAACAAACAACAATATGATTTTACACGCGTAAAACACGTGAATAGGCAAACCATTTTCTTTGCTCTCGGTTACAAGTATACTCTCTCCCACTAGCCGCCTCAAAAGCAAACCAACCCACGTGCTTCCCTCCCTGCACAAATAAAgttgtcttcttcctctccagaAGCAACGCACGCATGGTCCTTTCCAGTAGCTAAAGCAAGCCATGCTGGAAGCAAGCTTGCCAAGTCTCTTCCCATGGATGCCTCTCGACCTCGTCGTACATCGCCATAACTCTCAGTCCACGGGTAGCAGCATCTACCCGCCATCACTCGCATCACGACGGCAAGGCCAACCGCCTCAGCTGCTGTGCCCGTCGAGTTGTTGCCATCCGTCGACACGCCACATCGAGCACAGTACaccggccgagattttttttCCGTGCGAACCGCCTTTGGCTGCCTATAAATCGAGCTGAGACTCGCCGTTGCGCCGCTGCAACTCGCCAAGCCAGGGCCCCGGCCGCGCTCGCTCTCGTTCGCGCACGCGcaacacgccggccccacgacgggaccgcgcactgccgccgacaccacgccgtgccgcccatcgctgtgtccccacctcgcccacgctgctgccgcgtcctcgccggctttgccgcctcgacgcgcgcgcgcTTCAACGCTGCCGCTGTGCACGTTGACGCCGAGCTGCCACGCCGTCATCCTTGCCGCTGTCCGCCTCGCCTATAAAAAGGAGCGAGGCCGTGCCGAAGTCCGTCACCAGCACAAGCTCAGCCAGCACAAGCTCAGCGAGCCGCCTCGCTTcgctagctgaaccactcctcacAAGCCCAGCTAGATCACTCTATCTCTCTGCTCCACTCTCGGGACGAAGCTCCAGTGGTTGACTCTCTTCCTTGAGCTGTTATGCACCAAGTGAGATGACAGCCAGCTTCCCCATCCCGAGCCCAGAAAGCTACGGCCATGGTTGCCACGCGGCCGAAGCCGACCTGCACCGCCCATGCTCGAAGTCACCAAAATGGAAtcccctcgccctcctctctctccccataTGCTCAGTTTTCCGTATGGTAACCCGAGCTGCCGTGCGGCAAGCTCCCAAGAGCTCGGCATGCCGATGCATGGGGAAGGCAAGGAGCACGAAGCCCCTGTATCCTGCATGCACGTGTTCCCTCtgttccttcttcccaaggccaaAACAATAATCAAATCTAAAACCCAAATGCTAGCCCCAAAGCCCAAACCAAGAGCCCAGCAAACACCACGTGATGCTCCTCCCGTTATGTTAATTTATTTTCGGAATTAATTAAACACCCAATATTACAACTATAACATCTCATCCATCCAAACTCtgattccattgattctttttcctaaattctTCTAGAATCATATATTATCTactcctcctattttcatctccaattgagctcattttattttatggttgtgcttgcttgtgtttatttGCCGGTGGTGTCGTTCCTGTCCGTAGGTGACGGAGTGATCGAGGAGGAGCGCGCTGAGGAGCACGAAgaccagtaccgcgagccggagccagaagacccgtaccacgatCAGGAAGCTGCCGACGCGTacgtaagcgaaggcaagtttcatcgacccctacgtgagcggttgcatccatgtgaggacgtttagctgtagtctgggtctaggatcgattacatataccagtacttgagtgatcgagtgtgctcatgcatgcatctgagtagtcatgtatatccagagctgagactaggatacgaagggatctggctgagaccagggcagctgggtgtGCTGGAGCGGGCGCTACCATGATGGTAGACTGgcgggtgagtgctaccgtggtggtaggatCGAGTTGgtatgttgagggatggttgctgccctggtgaaccataaggaccgagttgttttgacatctcacctagcttactttagtacgaccataggttccggtatggggcggacttagcctaatcccactggttagcctgacggtcgcagggatggtttacgggtatagactATTGaagtcagggcccgagggtttgtgcggccgggctggggcatgaccacggctgggtgttggctatgtcggttgtccgttcgggcagtcgagcgtgtgtgtacagtgtacgacctctgcagagtgtataatccattcgaatggacTGTGCCCACGGTATGGGCAGGCTAAGGTGTGGTCCTGAccactagtgagctacctactgtgGGTTGTGTCTGGAAGGgtttgcataccattagttgcattgctatTAGATTGTGCTTAATGTGTATCATGCATgtcattcccctcccgtagggcgaGGTGGAACTTGCTGtgtacttttgtactcaacccttgttgattaTCTCCAGAGGATCCCGACTTTGTGCcggaagactacgagtagagcgtgtccgcacccaagctgatcgagtggagccgtgatggatgaagagctagtcctacATATCGTTATgatagttgttatcctatggttgttctgtgtaggtTTGTGTTGTCACCTTACTTCTCGTGTACGTATTAAAtaaaagctctgtatgactctggactccacttgatgtaacatgtattgtgCCGGAGACTTAATTTGGTAATTAATACagggtttagccttgatctttggGTCGAGGCGCTTCAGCGGATATTAAACATAACATCTAAAGCTCATACTAAACATTCGGAGACCTTCAAATACTTAGTTCTTCAGTTAATCTTCTTCAGCGGGCGGCTGTTGCACTTCTAAAAAACCACAAAATAAAAACCCTGAGTACGaatgtactcagcaagactgacccgacttaaagaaatcaaaatttcaaggaGTATGAAGGCTTTTTAGTGGACTGACTGACTTGACAATTTTGCATAAAAGTTACTAATATTGAGTccttgttttgtgattttaacTGTAATTTAATATTTACTTAACATCTAGATGATAAAACATTTTTCATAACAAGAAGCACTAAGAAACCAGTATTTTAAATTCCAAGGAAAACATCATAAATGTTTTTCTTAACTACGATGCTCAAGCGATGATCAAGTGCATTCATAACCGAGAATTACGGCGATCCGGACCGATTTACATCCTGCAGGAGATACTTAATCACCAGTTAAGTACAGTTTCGAGGCTGTACGAAACAACCTTTCAATTAGTCGTACCCAAGAACCGGAAACAAAATTACCAGAACCCAGAGGCGCACCCCCACATGGGATCCCACGTCTGGCCTGATCTCCAATGTGAGTTTCAGGCTACACCCTTGCCTTTCTCCCACACGCCAAGCACGGGTACAAATTATTTCCAATCCAAGAGCCAACTAATCTACCAGGCTTGCTGGTTCCCAATGCAGTAAGCAACCAGGTAGCATCACTTGATCAAAGGTTAAGACAACGAATGGTCCTTAACTAAATAGTTCCAATAGACAGAACTACATCACTAGCTTCTGTCCACAATTTAAAATCAAGCCAATTCCTTGATCAAAGTGAGAATCTGATTAACTTTAGGTAATTAAGTAACAAGGTTACAACTAAGTAACAACTAAGCATTGCTAAGCATAGGACATTACTAATTAAGTTTGAGAAGGTGACAAAGATGTCCTATTAAACAAGGATGAATTATGCATAAAAGAACTGGGTTGCAATCAACTCCTAACTAATGCACAATCATGAAATAAGCCAGTTTTGATGATTGTATAATAATTGTAAAAGCATAAGTAtaaatgcaccggggcttgccttgggTCCTGCTAAGTTAGTTTCTTCAGAAACCCCTTCAACAACAGGAACAAGCTCAAGGATTTATTCGGTCTCCTGGGATCTTCAGATAATTCCACAAACTCCACTTCAGGTGCTTTAGATTCTACGGTAGGATGCAAGCCAGTGTTATAATGCAAAACTTTTGATAAAAGAAGACTGTACAACTTATCTCAAGATAACGTTGTAAGTCGACACTATTCTACCCACAAAAACTTAACCCGCCATTTTCTTAATTACTAACCTATCTTAAGCATTTTCTTTTATTAAACAAAAGGGTATTATAATTAATTTCTAACTCAAAACCTGATTCCTATGAATTATAAAGCA
This window contains:
- the LOC120696253 gene encoding uncharacterized protein LOC120696253, with protein sequence MGEECKEAAAGCGGRHAAEGVVDPADSAKLYEDVPPMPLMALNHISRPCKSVEDSVRFYVKALGFVLIHRPPALDFSGAWLFNYGVGIHLVQRDDARRAADVNPGELDPMDNHISFQCEDMGVMERRLREMRIRYMKRTINEEEGSAIDQLFFKDPDGFMIEICNCENLELVPAGALGRLRLPRGRHNPPVRMVHHDGDGN